The following proteins come from a genomic window of Ictalurus furcatus strain D&B chromosome 12, Billie_1.0, whole genome shotgun sequence:
- the LOC128615563 gene encoding zinc finger protein 850-like translates to MKSESRRRSLGKSPQTPAATGSKMYHCSDCGKSFTKSHHLKNHERVHTGEKPYDCSQCGKSFSCQSYLHRHERIHTAEKPYLCGQCGKSFSREGNLREHECIHTGEKPYHCSQCGKSFTCQSYLQRHERIHTGQKPYHCGQCGKSFSQKGHLRTHKRIHTGERPYDCRQCGNSFSQKGHLRTHKRIHTGERPYDCRQCGNSFSQKGHLRTHQCIHTGQKPYLCGQCGKSFIYQSSLQQHQRIHTGEKYHCGQCGKSFTYQNALQRHERIHTGVRPYHCGQCGKSFSREGNLREHERIHTGQKPYHCGQCGKSFIYQSALQRHQRIHTGEKYHCGQCGKSFTYQSALQRHQRIHTGEKYHCGQCEKSFTYQSHLQRHERIHTGVRPYHCGQCGKSFTCQSSVQRHERIHTGVRPYHCGQCGKSFSREGNLQEHERIHTGEKPYLCGQCGKSFIYQSSLQQHQRIHTGERPYHCGQCGKSFIYQSYLQQHQRIHTGERPYHCGQCGKSFTCQSSVQRHERIHTSVRPYHCGQCGKSFMQESHLKQHQHIHTGERPYHCLQCGKSFREQSTFHSHQQSHTGQKPYLCRHCGRSYTHSSSLRTHKCSNIKPPALDM, encoded by the exons ATGAAATCAGAGTCCAGACGCCGCTCTTTAGGAAAATCTCCACAGACTCCTGCTGCTACTGGCTCAAAG atgtacCACTGCTCAGattgtggaaagagttttactaAAAGTCATCATCTCAAAAATCATGAGCGTgtccacacaggagagaagccgtatgaTTGTtcccagtgtgggaagagtttttcTTGTCAGAGTTATCTCCACCGccatgagcgcattcacacagcaGAGAAGCCGTATctctgtggacagtgtgggaagagttttagtcGAGAGGGTAATCTTAGGGAACACGagtgcattcacacaggagagaagccgtatcactgctcacagtgtggaaagagttttacttgTCAGAGTTATCTCCAACGACATGAGCGCATCCACACAGGACAGAAGCcatatcactgtggacagtgtgggaagagttttagtcAAAAGGGTCATCTTCGGACACacaagcgcattcacacaggagagcgGCCGTATGACTGTAGACAGTGCGGGAACAGTTTTAGTCAAAAGGGTCATCTTCGGACACacaagcgcattcacacaggagagcgGCCGTATGACTGTAGACAGTGCGGGAACAGTTTTAGTCAAAAGGGTCATCTTCGGACACACCAGTgcattcacacaggacagaagccgtatctctgtggacagtgtgggaagagttttatttaCCAGAGTTCTCTTcaacaacaccagcgcattcacacaggagagaagtatcactgtggacagtgtgggaagagttttacttacCAGAATGCTCTCCAAcgacatgagcgcattcacacaggtgtaaggccgtatcactgtggacagtgtgggaagagttttagtcGAGAGGGTAATCTTCGGGaacatgagcgcattcacacaggacagaagccgtatcactgtggacagtgtgggaagagttttatttaCCAGAGTGCTCTCCAacgacaccagcgcattcacacaggagagaagtatcactgtggacagtgtgggaagagttttacttacCAGAGTGCTCTCCAacgacaccagcgcattcacacaggagagaagtatcactgtggacagtgcgAGAAGAGTTTTACTTACCAGAGTCATCTCCAACGACATGAGCGTATTCACACAGGTGTAAGGCcatatcactgtggacagtgtgggaagagttttacttgtcaGAGTAGTGTCCAAcgacatgagcgcattcacacaggtgtaaggccgtatcactgtggacagtgtgggaagagttttagtcGAGAGGGTAATCTTCAGGaacatgagcgcattcacacaggagagaagccatatctctgtggacagtgtgggaagagttttatttaCCAGAGTTCTCTTCAACAACACCAGCGCATCCACACGGGAGAGaggccgtatcactgtggacagtgtgggaagagttttatttaCCAGAGTTATCTTcaacaacaccagcgcattcacacaggagagaggccgtatcactgtggacagtgtgggaagagttttacttgtcaGAGTAGTGTCCAAcgacatgagcgcattcacacaagTGTAAGGCcatatcactgtggacagtgtgggaagagttttatgCAAGAAAGCCATCTCAAACAACaccagcacattcacacaggagagaggccATATCATTGCTTgcagtgtgggaaaagttttcGTGAACAGAGTACCTTCCACAGCCACCAGCAGAGTCATACAGGACAGAAGCCGTACCTCTGCAGACACTGTGGACGGAGCTATACTCATTCAAGTTCGTTAAGGACACACAAGTGCTCTAACATAAAGCCACCAGCTCTTGATATGTGA